The genomic window ACACTGAGTGCCCGTATTCCAGCTTGGGTCGGACCAGACTCTTGTATAGTTGGATGAACATTTCCTCCGTCAGGTAGTCAAAAGTTCTCCTGATGACGCCCACGATCTGGTTGGCCTTTCCAGAGACTATGCTGACGTGTTCTTTGAAGCTCAGTCTGTTGTCGACGTGCACACCCAAGTCTTTCTCCACCTCACTCTCCTGTAGCTCAATGTTGACATCCACTCCTCCCCTCTTCCCCTTCATAAAGTACTTTGCCTCGGACTTCTTGTTGCCGAGCTTCAAGGTGTGGCACTTATCTGGGTGGAAGCGGAGCAGCCAGTTGTCCGACCACTGTTGTAGACTGTCCAGGTCATGCTGTAGTGCCTCTGGCCCCCCCTCTGTGTCGCTGCGAGTGTAGACCTTCGTATCGTCGGCGAATAGGCGGACAGGACAGGAACACACCTCCGGCAGGTCGTTGATGTAGATGACGAAGAGTAGAGGCCCGCAAACGCTGCCTTGCGGCACGCCGCTAGTAACTTTAGCTTGCTGTGAGGATGCTCCGTTGACCACTACGCACTGGGTTCTGTCCGTGAGGAATGACTCCACCCATCTTAGGACCTTTCCTTGGATTCCGTGGGCCGCAACTTTTGACAGCAGACGTTTGTGAGGCACCGAATCGAACGCTTTCATGAAATCAGTGTAAATGATGTCCACACTCCCGCCATCGTCAAGAACCTCAGTCCAGGCATCCAAAACATCCAGGAGTTGAGTCACGCATGACCGACCTGCGACGAAGCCGTGCTGCTCTTTGTGGATAAGGTTATTCTCTGCCAGGTGCTTCATGACTCTCTCCCTCACTAGACCCTCCATCACTTTGCACAGGATACAGGTCAGGCTCACCGGTCTGTAGTTGCCTGGGGTCAGGCGACTGCCTTTCTTAAAGATAGGAGTCACCGTAGCTCGTTTCCAGTCGCCTGGTACTTGTTCGGCTGCCAGAGAGCGACGGAAGAGTTCCGCTACTGGGTGTGCTAGTGAGTCCGCAGCCGTCGAGAGTACCAAGGGGCTGATGCCATCCGGTCCACCCGCTTTGTTCGTCTTCAGACCCTGGAGCTTCTTCTTCACCTCCTCATCCTTGATGTCGAAGTCAACGAGTGCTTCTCCGTAGTTGTAGGTTGGAGGCTGTGGTAGTGGGCCGTCATCTTCATTGGTGAATACACTCTGAAAAAAAGTGTTGAGCAGCTCTGCCTTGTCCCGGTCTGCTGTGGCTCGATTTCCGTCCTCTTTCTTTAGGTCGCCCACGCCCGATCTTGTCGAGGTCTTGGACTTCACGTATGACCAGAATGCCTTGGGGTTGGTCCTGGCGCTCTTTGCGACCGTTTTCTCCAGCTTCTTTTTTGCTCTCCTGCAGGCTGCCGATGCCCGATTCCTTGCTCTTACATAGGCCGTGTAGTCCTCCCCACTCTTCGTCTGTAGCCATCGTCGGAACAGTTTGTGCTTGGTTCGTACTGAGGTCAGCGTGCCACCATCCATCCACTTCTGCCTGCGTCTGCCTTGTGTGTTGCGTTTTGGTACTGCCTTCTCAACTGCACTGGAGATCTTGCCTTTCAGCAGGGTCCAGTATTCTTCCACTTTCAgtccctttccctctctcttccagTCGATCGCTCCCAGTTCCCTAGTCAGGACGTCCGCATCCATTTTTGCGTAGTTGAAAGAAGTGCGTGCTGTGGGCTTCTTCATGTTCATGCTCAGGTCGATGATGAGGGTGAAGTGATCGCTCTTGCCCATACCTGGCGTGGTGCTGATTTCTTCCACTGTGCCTTCCTCGCTGGTCAAAACCAGGTCCACTATGTTGGCCTTCTGCCCTGGGCGAAACCTTGTGGGCTCTTTTTGGTGCTGTACCAGAAATGCATCCTTTGTTGCTTTGACGAAAGAGGTTGCTGGGTGTGATGGTCCTGCTTCGCTGGTGCTCGAGTCCCAATCTATCTCTGGGTAGTTGAAGTCTCCCATAATCAGTAGCTCGTAGTGTTTCAGTTGTGCAGCCTTCACTAGTAGGGAGTTCAGCTTCTCGTTGTTGTCTTTGCTGGAGTTTGGGCTTCGGTAGACCAGCCCCACAAGCAGTGAGGGCAGGTTGTCTCTTTTGCATTCTGCTAGCATGTGTTCTTCAAAATCACTGTCTATAGTGTCTACAGGGGAGGGTTTCAGGCTGCTGTGTATATACAGACATATTCCTCTTGATCCGGTTTCCAGATTATGAAACATTTCGTAGTCTGGTATTGCTAGTTCACACTCCTGCAAACTGTACCGAGCGTTCTTCGGTTTGATTTCCGTAATGCCAATGATCGAGGGTTTGTGGATCTCCACAAGGGCAGCAAGCTCAGCTCGCTTGGTATTCAGGGTGTCAACGTTACTATATATACAAGTGCAGTTGGCCTGAGTATGTACATCAAAGTCTTTTTTTCCCCGCAGTTTGGATCAcgtttaaaactatttacattcttcttcctcttcttcaacGTTCTTTGAGCGCTTCTTCCTCGCTGTCCATCTGGGCCAGCGGGTTCCTCCCGATGTTTACCACTTTGCCCTTCCTTCTGATCCAGATGGCATGTGTGTCGTTTTCCTGTAGTGACTGggcctttctctctttccattCTAAAAAAAGAGCCTGCTCCTCTTGTCTTTCGCCCGGTGTCATATCTTTTCTTATTGCAATCTTGCTGATGAGCCTGGGGCCGCGGTGCCGAAGACATGCCGGGAAACGGCTGAATACCAGGTCAACTCAGTGCCGTCAACTTtagtatgtgcagacctgctagtggcttatcccccttcgtgtgtacacgcaaacacaagaacaagtgcgcacgaaaaagatcctgtaatccatgtcagagttcggtgggttatagaaacacgaaaatacccagcatgcttcctccgaaagcggcgccgtatggctgccttaatggcggggtaaaaacggtcatacacgtaaaacaaagacacgagtgtacgtgggagtttttagcccacgaacgcagaagaagaagaagtctgttATGTCAATTACTGTGACGGGAAGAAAATGCTCGTAAGCAAAGAGCAATAACTGACTCTAAACCGCCTCTTTTGAGTTTCTCTTGTGGTTGATTCTTCCGCCTTCTTAGTAGTGAACGACAAAGCTGCTTCAAGTTGtcagtttatttgtttgattgcgtgtgtgtcacaTGTAATTCATTTTTGTGAGCATTACCTTGAAACGTTTTTTGCCCATTTTTCATGGGGCtatttaatgacgtcatattttccCGTTTTCAGACTGAAGTTGTGGCGTCATTCTCACGTACCGTGGCTGCCGCGACTGACTGAGTTTTTCATAGGCTGTTTGTTTGAAATGTTTGCCGGTTACATGATCTTTGACTTAGTGCCGACAATAGGatcgcatttcagcttggtagcttaaaaGTTCGTTTATGAGATGCTCACTCAAAACTTGATTGGCCGATCATTTTGTCAATTTCTTAAAAGTGGATATTTAAATCACAAAGGTGACATTGTATTCTGCATTGCCTCCAACAATATATAGTGTTATGTTTGATTGAAATATGAGCTTAAAAGAAAACCGTTAAATAGAGACTTTCTTTATTGTTGGAAGAAGACACATGAAATATCGTGTCTCTGTTCcttatcatttgctgattccaaaagtATATATTTTATGGTGTTCGGCGATGAAACtagttcagggccggactaccgggggggttatgggggttgcgcaacccccaccccccccccccctggcctaaacatgtacctcacttatttaaaacattttttattattgtttattttataccgtttcatgcaaggagcgaccattttcctatctcagaatatgacctatacccatcagcttcagggggcttcgccccctgacccccacaaggggctctgccccttgaccccgccagggccgGGAACatcccgccagggggaacatccccctggaccaccgctggcaacccaccccccccccccccccctcctcttagcctagtccggccctgtagtTTGAACCATCTAATCGGAACGCCCCGGAACGCGCCGCGCGGCTCCGATCCACTTTGTAATTTGTTTGGGGTCCACAAGTCACTTTTTTTTGGTCGTGAATGTCACCCGAATCATCCCCAAAACCAAAAGAGTTGTTGTGTAGGGGGATAGGTTGGAAGGAataaaaatcaatttaaaaatcagCGGTCCATAATACCATGGGAGGTAACTTATTACTTCCTCTGGTATTTGTCATGATCGGCGAGCCGGATCCCGGGAGCCTAGGAGCTCAAGTACTGGGCAGTATCTCACAGAATAGACTTTCCTATTTTTCACCCATCAGTTATCTTGCCTTCATAGCTCAGTCTGTAGTGAAATTTGCTAGAGATCACGAAGTTAGAGCCTTGCCATGGTGGGTCCATTTGTATTTTTTCTGTAAAAAGATTATCTGTTTAACTGACTTATTTCTCGCGCATCAGTCAGTCTCCGCTACGGTTAGTCGCTCATCAGTCAGTCACGGACCGTGCTGTTGCCGAAATAAACGACGTCTTTCTGAATCCAACACTGATCGTTATCAATCTTTCGCCACAGTCTCTGAATTGAACAACGATTAGAAACTCCTACACAAACTCAAAATAATGATTTACAGGGTGAGCGCCCATGTGAGTGCCGGATCCTGATCCTTGGGGCTCGAGCACCGACTTGCCGGTGCTTGAGCCCCCAGGCTCAGGATCCGGCTCGCCGGACCTCCAGCCATGGCTAAACACAAAATGTCTTACCGGTATACAATTATACAAATAAAACTTCCTACAACAATTTCTCGCATTGAAGTACGCAAATAAACAGTTAAATATCCAGCTCCGAGTGCTTTTATGTAGATATGTACTCTATTGTTCCTGCTAAGAATGCTTGACGCAGTCGAACGTCTGTCTTTTTGAGGGAATAATTATTTTTCTGTAAACAGATAGAacaatttgatttaaaaatggcCGCCCAACCAGTGACGCCGCAGCGTGTCAGAGatattttgtcttcttttttattCGAAAGTGAAAAACGATCGCCCAAAACATCGTGAGTAATGAGAAATAGTTGACCTGATACTTTCCTTTGTCTCTGTGGGAAAAGAAAAAACTGAAAAGTCGCTCACAAAATGATCACCATTCGGGGAAATAGTTTCAGTGCTTTCACTTTCGCCCTCAGTCGAGTAAAATCCGAATGGGTTACTTGCAGCTCCCTACACACAAGCTAGCTGCCTCATTCTCAGAGCTATCTGATGAAGGACATTTTTCAGCAGAAGTAGCTGCCATATAATGAATTTGAAGTTTTTATTAGAATTTGATTTGAATGTAAACtactaaaaataaaatatataatatatattctCATAGTCATATATATGTCATTATCACCAGTTTATTATTTGTTAAACATGCCAGttattttaaattttacttcagTGATTTGCGTACAGTGATTAACTCGGAGGCAAGTTTATAATCACAGTTACTGAGTCAGGAGACTTATTTTCAATGTTTTTTATTTGGGTCTCAACTAAAAGAATATGACAAACACACCGGTTTTCAAATATTGTATTGCCAGTGTATATTTCAGGCCTGAGAAGCAAGCGGAGACACCAAAGGGTCCAGGAAAAAGAACACATGCTGGAAGCGCAGGGACTGACGTGACCTCTCCAGAGATAGCTTCAAACAGGAGAAGTTTTGCAAGCTTCCTCAAGCGAGTGGAGACCTTCTCTATATCCTTTGTTATGCCCATTGAATCGATAAGTTATATCTAAAAATAATAAATATATTATGTTTGACCATGGGTCGTTCTTCTGCCAGTTGACTTGTTAAAAGAATTGAGCTGAAAGGTTGAGTTTGTATTAacgggggagggtggggggagagCTGTTCTCCTTTGTGTTCTCCTAGTTTTAGCAGTACATTACCTAGTTTTTTGCATTTGACAAATTGTTGTATTGTCAAGTGTCTTTCCTTATGAACCCTAGTGGTAGTAGTACTGATTTCTTTCTTCTGTTCCAAAAATCAATGGCTACATCTGCAGACATTTAATTAACattttgtatgtttttgttccacATCTTTTGGCATTGCTGCGCTGTAATGTATGCAAGTCCTGGAACAGTTTTCTTGTGAAGTTATTGGAAATGCCTGCTGGGAAAAATACATTCACACAGGAAGTCTACTTTGATGATGCATTATTCACACACAGCTGTTTATATTCTTAACCCAAGACACCCGATCACTTGGTTCGCCAAGCCAAAGGAGTTGTCTCCTCTAGTGTGCAGCCGTTATGGTTGGGAGAATACCGAGTATGACATGCTTCACTGCACGGCCTGTGGGGCCAACCTGTGTGGCAGTCTGGGATCCAAAGCAAATGCAAAAGCTTGTGAGTTTTAGTTTCAAtttgaacaaaaagaaaaaaagtaataTTTCTGTGTGCTGCTATTAATAAAAGGTCAATGGGGGAAGAAAAATGCAAACAGTTCAGAGCTCAGAGTGTGATGTCTTTTTTTATCAGACTGAAAAGTCTACTATGATTGTATTTAATTAGATTTGGTTACTTTCTGAGCTATTACCTACCCTCCAAATAAATCCTGCATGTCGACCACTATACAATCAATAGTGTCTTTCCATAGTGATAGGATTTTAAATGAGCTGTTGAGCTATCCACACTTATCAAATGATATGAAGAAATAACACCAATTATTAGTATCTCTATCCAGCTTGCAGTTGCACTCAACGAAAATAGTAATTTGTCTTAATGTatactttttggctcacgaagtgtagcctatgcgatcgtaactttgtctgtctgtgcgtttgtgcgtgtgtgtgtgcgtgtgtgtgtatgtctgtggtagaaactttaacatttccgagtctatgtgtgagtggttatccaagactatggataaagctcgcataagattacgtcacggtcaaaagtgtttgacgtcaattaatgcatcatgacggcatgcctccctgtagtctttctctctcgcgtggtgtgtgtggtctcggtcattgttattttgagcgggccgagactatttggcagtcgtgtccctgtaagtaggctacatgcagacagacagatctagatctagtgtctctctttcttgcacagtgtcacctaagcttactgtgtgtgtgggtgtgtatgtgtgacggagtgattgagtttgtgttactgtttgtctatttcttacgtgagccttgaaggcttcgcctcttgttcactGTTGCAGACAAAGAAGCCAGTGAGGAACTGAGGAAGAAGTTGTTATCGTCTCATGAGAAGTTTTGCACACTGGCTGTTAACCCTTGCCCAGGTCAGTTTTCATCTAAattccaggcatgggaattgtctgcCGAAAGGCAAAATTCCGCCGAATTTtctttttgttccgccgaaaaacaGAAGTGTCTGCTGGGAaaaaaatgggggaggcaaaagtggttctaaaaactgaatttaatggcaaacttggagctaaaatgacaccaaattgcaccatttgggttctttggagacaGCATTtatcgagggggggggggggggggtcatgcccCCGTGCCGTTGACTTTAATATTACTTACAAAATTTcagcctttttgactcacatgcgaagcaaaagtgagtctatgtactcacccgagtcgtccgtccgtccgtccgtccggacgtccgtccgtccggaaaactttaacgttggatatttcttggacactattcagtctatcagtaccaaatttggcaagatggtgtatgatgacaaggccccaaaaaacatacatagcatcttgaccttgcttcaaggtcaaggtcgcaggggccataaatgttgcctaaaaaacagctatttttcacatttttcacattttctctgaagtttttgagattcaatacctcacctatatatgatatatagggcaaagtaagccccatcttttgataccagtttggtttaccttgcttcaaggtcaaggtcacaggagctcttcaaagttggattgtatacatattttgaagtgaccttgaccctgaactatggaagataactgtttcaaacttaaaaattatgtggggcacatgttatgctttcatcatgagacacatttggtcacatatgatcatggtcaaggtcactttgacccttatgaaatgtgaccaaaataaggtagtgaaccactaaaagtgaccatatctcatggtagaaagagccaataagcaccattgtacttcctatgtcttgaattaacagctttgtgttgcatgaccttggatgaccttgaccttgggtcaaggtcacatgtattttggtaggaaaaatgtgtaaagcatgtgagtcgtatgggctttgcccttcttgttttttttttttttttacaattttcaattctcATGCCTGAAATTCACTTTGTGAGAATCTTCACAGTAAggcctgtccttaactgagTGAAGTCGACTACGCAAAAAATACTTTACCAAGCTGGCCacatgaagctttggcactgagtttttttttaaaaaaacattgcgaagttgacttcgggtTCAATAAAGAACCACCTTAAAGTGCATCCTTTTCTGTTTTGAGAATCTTCACAGTACaatggaacaccccccccccccccttttaagacctaaaaagaaaagtgagaatatcaggtcttaaaaaggatggaGTCTTTAATTGGGGGTCTTTCagtaaaatgggggggggggggggggggggtgttccactCTACATTGAATCCTGTTTTAAAACTTAAGGGAAGAAGGCTAGCTCTCTTAAAGTCTTttattagttgtttttttccttcatCCCTGGACTTATCACTTTTAGTCAACTTGTAATTTTACCTTCATTTTAACctcgttgttgttgcttacaAATATTTGTtgcatcttgtgtgtgtgtgacagagtccTACTTGAAAGTAAGTCTGCATGATCTGGAAGAATTGCGGAAGAATTTTCTCCAGCGAGTTGATGCCTTGAGGCAGAGTGCTGACCTTCTCCCAGAACTCGTCTACACACATCTGGACACATGGGTTAGTTGAGGCAGGCCTAAAGACAAACTTCTGTTTTGTAAAGACAGACAATAAAgtatttgttcttgttgtgtttgttactgCTAAAGCTATTTTCTCTTTTGCTTAGAATTATGATGCTGTTGCACCAGGGATATAATTGTGTTAGTTTTACCAGCAAGATTTGTTTCTTTATCACTATCAGTCTTATCACTAATACTTGCTCATAAAGGCTGGGCAGGTTTTGATTATAACATGATACATCTGTTTCTGAGTCTGTTGATATAGCTTTTGTTCAAACTTTAGCTTTTGTTCAAACTTTAGTTACCAGTAAGTCAGatttgatatcactgtcagTACAAGAAAATGTGGCAATGCAGCTCAGCCCTCAAATTCTTCTTTTGCTATTTCTGGTCTTCATTATAGATCGCAGATTGGCGAACATACTACTGTAAATTAGTATGGCTGTATCCCCTCGCAGATCGGCTAACATACTGCTGTTAATTGGTATGGCTGTATCCCCAACTTCAACCTTACCCCTAAAAAAAATATGCAATCCAGGAGAAGCTGACTGCAGTAAGCCCTGTAAATAAATCCATGTCTGTTATTTGTGCACAGGGTTTTGCTGAGGTCCATGCGGCCAAGTTTTGTGCAGAGGACGACATGTTGGAAACGGACACCCCGACTCAGGTCATCACCCTCGCCTTTACTGGCTGGACTCTGTGGTAAGCTTGGCAtcatcagtcagtcaatcaacaAAGCAAGGAGGCTGGTTGTTTGTTTAAACATGCTGGAGATCTTATACTTAAGTCTCATCTGTCTAAGCCCATGATTTGGAAGTTGAAAGAGTAGACTGCTGTTTTGTCTAAAGCATGCTGAAAATTTGATATTTTGTAACCTCACT from Littorina saxatilis isolate snail1 linkage group LG4, US_GU_Lsax_2.0, whole genome shotgun sequence includes these protein-coding regions:
- the LOC138965027 gene encoding zinc finger C3HC-type protein 1-like isoform X1; this encodes MAAQPVTPQRVRDILSSFLFESEKRSPKTSPEKQAETPKGPGKRTHAGSAGTDVTSPEIASNRRSFASFLKRVETFSPITWFAKPKELSPLVCSRYGWENTEYDMLHCTACGANLCGSLGSKANAKAYKEASEELRKKLLSSHEKFCTLAVNPCPESYLKVSLHDLEELRKNFLQRVDALRQSADLLPELVYTHLDTWGFAEVHAAKFCAEDDMLETDTPTQVITLAFTGWTLCEKNQQIVVCSMCRRQMGLWNFTPAGSRPASNGSDERQEVDDSGDSAIPSKMRKIEPQSTLDPISSHHAWCPWIALHTPSEDAMTLVPTPESSPTPDSSAATPEDERSGGSPGGGGGGGDAGRVVMNQKQPAWVLGVRLVAPGLLSQSRRLVQQVRQSSIVEGLHCIRKVLKAWSSPENPKTSSTTSPS
- the LOC138965027 gene encoding zinc finger C3HC-type protein 1-like isoform X2, yielding MKDIFQQKPEKQAETPKGPGKRTHAGSAGTDVTSPEIASNRRSFASFLKRVETFSPITWFAKPKELSPLVCSRYGWENTEYDMLHCTACGANLCGSLGSKANAKAYKEASEELRKKLLSSHEKFCTLAVNPCPESYLKVSLHDLEELRKNFLQRVDALRQSADLLPELVYTHLDTWGFAEVHAAKFCAEDDMLETDTPTQVITLAFTGWTLCEKNQQIVVCSMCRRQMGLWNFTPAGSRPASNGSDERQEVDDSGDSAIPSKMRKIEPQSTLDPISSHHAWCPWIALHTPSEDAMTLVPTPESSPTPDSSAATPEDERSGGSPGGGGGGGDAGRVVMNQKQPAWVLGVRLVAPGLLSQSRRLVQQVRQSSIVEGLHCIRKVLKAWSSPENPKTSSTTSPS